In Rhinoraja longicauda isolate Sanriku21f chromosome 27, sRhiLon1.1, whole genome shotgun sequence, one DNA window encodes the following:
- the LOC144606937 gene encoding putative G-protein coupled receptor 139 — translation MTDTWRQPFLEVQRVYYIALCSLGIPGNLFAIYIICCRACGLSKTTTSYLVALAVSDTLCLVWAGILNLTKLWLAAGSSWVYTRWWCASIVLEHGTILLSVWIITAFTIERYLVLFNKRLQVHVAKPRNTLVVLLLTAIISYGLTALAFLMNKFARHTVAATAWVSGNYSSERHRECGLASRSRSAVAIWLHTVVSGGIPYLLIMVFSSLIAYRLHKETQIHAESDNAAFRTTRIRTRRSAQILLVVSFAAVGLGLPRFISECLPTSSHGLNYFDYSVVTSVLPDVLFMLQWFNSAINFWLFCSASSAFRQQCWAILALTNCGSNRPGSVATLPINTLKTVYRLTQLKIQTPLQPTTD, via the exons ATGACCGATACATGGAGACAGCCTTTCCTTGAGGTACAGAGGGTGTACTACATAGCTCTGTGTTCTCTGGGGATTCCAG GGAACCTGTTTGCCATCTACATCATCTGCTGCCGGGCCTGCGGTCTGTCGAAGACAACCACCAGCTACCTGGTGGCCCTGGCTGTGTCAGATACCCTGTGTCTGGTGTGGGCTGGTATCCTGAATCTCACCAAGCTGTGGCTGGCAGCGGGCAGCAGCTGGGTCTACACTCGCTGGTGGTGTGCCTCCATCGTCCTTGAGCACGGCACCATCCTCCTCTCTGTGTGGATCATCACTGCCTTCACCATCGAGAGGTACCTGGTGCTCTTCAACAAGAGGCTCCAGGTTCACGTGGCCAAGCCCAGGAACACGCTGGTGGTGCTTCTGCTGACTGCGATCATCTCCTACGGTCTGACCGCCCTGGCATTCCTGATGAACAAGTTTGCCAGGCACACGGTGGCGGCGACGGCCTGGGTTTCTGGGAACTATAGCAGTGAGAGGCACAGGGAATGTGGTCTGGCCTCCCGTTCCCGGTCTGCGGTGGCCATCTGGCTTCACACAGTGGTGTCTGGTGGTATTCCCTACCTCCTGATCATGGTCTTTAGCTCTCTGATCGCCTACAGGCTGCACAAAGAAACCCAGATCCATGCCGAGTCTGACAACGCTGCCTTCAGGACCACCAGGATCAGGACAAGGAGGTCGGCCCAGATCCTGTTGGTGGTCTCCTTTGCTGCTGTGGGCTTGGGCTTGCCCAGGTTCATCTCCGAGTGTCTGCCCACCAGCTCGCACGGGCTCAACTACTTTGACTACAGCGTGGTGACCAGCGTGCTGCCCGACGTCCTCTTTATGCTCCAGTGGTTCAACTCAGCCATCAACTTCTGGCTCTTCTGCTCAGCCTCCTCCGCCTTCCGGCAGCAATGTTGGGCCATCCTCGCCCTCACCAACTGTGGGAGCAATCGCCCGGGAAGCGTGGCCACTCTGCCCATCAACACCCTGAAGACCGTGTACCGCCTGACCCAGCTCAAGATCCAAACCCCCCTTCAGCCGACGACTGACTGA